In the Streptomyces fradiae ATCC 10745 = DSM 40063 genome, GATCACCGGCCTCACCCGGTACGTCACCAAGGCGCACATCGCCCGCGCCGTGCTGGAGGCGACCGCCTGGCAGACCCGCGAGATCACCGACGCCATGACCAAGGACTCCGGCGTCGAGCTGGCCGCCCTGAAGGTGGACGGCGGCATGACCTCCAACAACCTGCTGATGCAGACCCTCTCGGACGTCCTGGACGCGCCCGTCGTGCGCCCCATGGTCGCCGAGACCACCTGCCTCGGCGCGGCCTACGCCGCCGGCCTGGCCGTCGGCTTCTGGCCCGACACCGACGCGCTGCGGGCCAACTGGCGGCGCGCCGCCGAGTGGACGCCGCGCATGGACGCGGAGACCCGCGACCGCGAGTACAAGAACTGGCTCAAGGCCGTCGAGCGCTCCATGGGCTGGGTCGAAGAAGAGAACTGACGAGGAGAGAACGACATGACCACCCTGCACAGCGTCCCCGCCCTCGGGACGCGCCCGGCTGCCGGCTCCCTGCCGAGCCGCGCCGAGACCCGGGAGCTGCTGTCCAAGGCGACGTACGACCTGCTCGTCGTCGGCGGCGGCATCCTCGGCATCTCCACCGCGTGGCACGCCGCCCAGTCCGGGCTGCGGGTGGCCCTGGTGGACGCCGGCGACTTCGCCGGCGCCACCTCCTCCGCCTCCTCCAAGCTCCTCCACGGCGGTCTGCGCTACCTGCAGACCGGCGCGGTGAAGCTGGTGGCGGAGAACCACTTCGAGCGCCGTGCGGTCTCCCGGCAGGTCGCCCCCCACCTGGCGAACCCGCTCACCTTCTACCTCCCGGTGTACAAGGGCGGGCCGCACGGCGCGGCGAAGCTCGGCGCGGGCGTCTTCGCCTACTCGGCGCTCTCCGCCTTCGGCGACGGCGTCGGCCACCTGCTCAGCCCCGCGAAGGCCGCGCAGGACGTGCCGGAGCTGCGCACCGACAACCTGAAGGCCGTCGCCGTCTACGGCGACGACCAGATGAACGACGCCCGGATGGCGCTGATGACGGTCCGCGCGGCCGTCGACGCCGGCGCCACCGTCCTCAACCACGCCGCCGTCACCGGCCTGCGCTTCACCCGGGGCCGGGTCACCGGCGCCGACCTCGTCGACCGGCTCGACGGCACCGAGTTCGGCGTCGACGCCCGGCTCGTGCTCAACGCGACCGGCCCGTGGGTGGACCACCTGCGCCGGATGGAGGACCCCAACGCGGCCCCCTCCATCCGCCTGTCGAAGGGCGCCCACCTCGTCCTGAAGCGGACCTCCCCGTGGAAGGCCGCCCTCGCCACGCCGATCGACAAGTACCGCATCACCTTCGCCCTCCCCTGGGAGGACATGCTGCTCCTCGGCACCACCGACGAGGAGTACGAGGGCGACCCGGCGGACGTGGCGGTCAACGAGAAGGACACCGCCCAGATCCTGGACGAGGCCGCCTTCTCCATCCGCGACCAGCAGCTCGACCGCGACCTCATCACCTACGCGTTCGCCGGTCTGCGGGTGCTGCCCGGCGGTCCGGGCGACACGGCGAAGGCCAAGCGCGAGACGGTCGTCACGGAGGGCCGGGGCGGCATGCTCTCCGTCGCCGGCGGCAAGTGGACGACCTTCCGCCACATCGGCCGCACCGTCATGGACAAGCTGGCCGCCCTCCCCGGACGGCCGCTCAGCGACGACATGGAGCCGATGGCCCGGCTGCCGAGGAAGCTGCCGCTGCCCGGCATCGCCAACCCCGACGCGGTCGCGCACCGGCTCCTCGTCGACGGCGGCACGCCCGGCCCGCGCATGGCCGCCGACACCGCCCGCCACCTCGCCACGCACTACGGCTCGCTCTCCTTCGACATCGCGCGGATGGCGTACGAGAACCCGGAGCTGGCCGAGCGCATACACCCGGACGCCCCGGAGATCTGGGCGCAGGTGGCCTACGCCCGCGACCTCGAGTGGGCCGAGACGGCGGACGACGTGCTGCGCCGCCGTACGACGCTGACCATCCGCGGCCTGGCCACGGACGAGATCCGCGGCAGGGTCGAGGCCATGCTGGCCGAGCGCTCCTGACCCGCGCGGCGCTCACGAGGGCGGCTCCCCGGGGGGCCGCCCTCCGCGCGTGCCCGGGGTGGGGGCCGCGCGCCCGCCGGGGCGCCGACCGGGTGGCACGGGGGTCGCCCCGCGGGGGCGGGGTGGCGGGTGGCGCCAGGGGGACGCGGGGTGTTCAAGAGGCGCGGCTCGGGTAGTCGTGTGGGGGCCGCGAGGAGCATGCGGACGTCGACAAGTGGCTGCGGGCGGGGGGCTCGAACGCCGTAAGGTTGGTCCGTACGCACGGAACTTCGGAAGGAGGCCTGGGTGATCGAGCTCGAGGGGGTTCCCGAGCTGATCGACCCGGTCATGGTGGCCGCGTTCGAGGGCTGGAACGACGCCGGCGACGCCGCCTCCACCGCGGTCGCGCACCTGGAACGGGAGTGGAAGGGCGAGGTGTTCGCGGCGCTCGACGCCGAGGACTACTACGACTTCCAGGTCAACCGCCCCACGGTGTGGCTCGACGGCGGGGTGCGCCGGATCACCTGGCCCACCACCCGGCTGTCCGTGGTCCGCGTCGGCGGGGAGAAGCCGCGCGACCTGGTGCTGGTGCGGGGCATAGAGCCGTCGATGCGCTGGCGCTCGTTCTGCAACGAGCTGCTGGGCTTCGCCCACGAGTTGGGCGTGGAGATGGTGGTGATCCTGGGCGCCCTGCTCGGCGACACGCCGCACACGCGGCCCGTCCCGGTCAGCGGGGTGACGTCCGACCCGGACCTGGCGCGGCGGATGGAGCTGGAGGAGACCCGGTACGAGGGCCCCACGGGCATCGTCGGCATCCTCCAGGAGGCGTGCACGCACGCCGGTGTCCCGGCGGTCAGCCTGTGGGCGGCGGTGCCGCACTACGTGTCGCAGCCGCCGAACCCCAAGGCGACGCTGGCGCTGCTGAACCGCCTGGAGGACCTGATCGACCTGCGCATCCCGCTCGGCGAACTGGCCGAGGACGCCCGTGCCTGGCAGCTCGGCGTGGACCAACTGGCGTCCGAGGACAGCGAGGTGGCGGAGTACGTGCAGACGCTGGAGGAGGCGCGGGACACGGCCGAGCTGCCCGAGGCGTCGGGGGAGGCCATCGCCCGCGAGTTCGAGCGGTACCTGCGGCGCCGGGACGGCGGCCCGGCCGGGGGCCCGGCGACGGGCCACGCCACGGAGAGCGGCGACGCGTCGTATCTGCGCGACCCCTCGGGCGGGCGGACGCGCCCGCCGAAGCCCCCGGCGCGCGGCACCGACGACCGGGCGGGCGAGGGCGCCGGCCGGGACCGCGACGAGCGGGACGACCGGGACGGCGCGCGGGGCGACGACCGGCGGGAGGCGGGCGCGGACGGAGACCGGGACGGCTCCCCGGGCACCGGTACGGGCGCCGCCGGCGCGGACACCGGTACGGGTGTGGACACCGGTACGGACACCGGTACGGACACCGGTACGGGCAGGGGCCCGGAGAGCGGTGCCGACGGCGGTGCGGAGGGCGGGTCGGGTGACGGCGCCGGGGACGGCCGCCGCGAGGACCCGGGCGAGTAGGAGCGGGCGACCCCCGGGGTCACCGGGTGCCCTGCGGGGCGGCACCGTCACGGCGGAGCCGCCCCGCCGCCGTCTGCGCGGGCCGCGGCCGCGCGGTCGCCTGCGAAGGCCGCCTCGCGCACGACCGGCCGCCCGCGACCTCGTGCGGCACCGGCGTGCGTACGCCCGCCGCGTGCGGCCGCGGCTCGGCGTACGGCCGCGCGAGGCGAAGGGCCGCGCGAGGGGCGCCGCGCGGGCGGGGCGGGGCGGGGCGGGGCGGGGGGCAAACATGCGGCGGCCGCCGCGGGGAGTGGTCCCCTCGGCGGCCGCCGTGATCCGGTCTAGAGCGCCACGCCCATCAGGGCGTCGACGGCGCGCGACACGAGGCCGGGCGCGCTCTCGTCCGTGCCGCCCCCGGCGGCCTGGAGGCCGGCCCAGCGGTCGACGGCGGCGAGCGCCGCGGGGGCGTCCAGGTCGTCGGCGAGCGCCTCGCGGACCTCCTCGACCAACGCGTCCGCGGGGGGACCGTCGGGGCGGGAGACGGCGGCGCGCCAGCGGCCGAGCCGCTCCACGGCGTCGGCGAGGACCTGGTCGGTCCACTCCCAGTCGGCCCGGTAGTGGTGGGAGAGCAGGGCGAGCCGGATCGCGGCCGGGTCGACGCCCTGGCGGCGCAGCGCGGAGACGAAGACCAGGTTCCCCTTGGACTTCGACATCTTCTCGCCGTGCAGGCCGACCATCCCGG is a window encoding:
- a CDS encoding glycerol-3-phosphate dehydrogenase/oxidase, which codes for MTTLHSVPALGTRPAAGSLPSRAETRELLSKATYDLLVVGGGILGISTAWHAAQSGLRVALVDAGDFAGATSSASSKLLHGGLRYLQTGAVKLVAENHFERRAVSRQVAPHLANPLTFYLPVYKGGPHGAAKLGAGVFAYSALSAFGDGVGHLLSPAKAAQDVPELRTDNLKAVAVYGDDQMNDARMALMTVRAAVDAGATVLNHAAVTGLRFTRGRVTGADLVDRLDGTEFGVDARLVLNATGPWVDHLRRMEDPNAAPSIRLSKGAHLVLKRTSPWKAALATPIDKYRITFALPWEDMLLLGTTDEEYEGDPADVAVNEKDTAQILDEAAFSIRDQQLDRDLITYAFAGLRVLPGGPGDTAKAKRETVVTEGRGGMLSVAGGKWTTFRHIGRTVMDKLAALPGRPLSDDMEPMARLPRKLPLPGIANPDAVAHRLLVDGGTPGPRMAADTARHLATHYGSLSFDIARMAYENPELAERIHPDAPEIWAQVAYARDLEWAETADDVLRRRTTLTIRGLATDEIRGRVEAMLAERS
- a CDS encoding PAC2 family protein, which encodes MIELEGVPELIDPVMVAAFEGWNDAGDAASTAVAHLEREWKGEVFAALDAEDYYDFQVNRPTVWLDGGVRRITWPTTRLSVVRVGGEKPRDLVLVRGIEPSMRWRSFCNELLGFAHELGVEMVVILGALLGDTPHTRPVPVSGVTSDPDLARRMELEETRYEGPTGIVGILQEACTHAGVPAVSLWAAVPHYVSQPPNPKATLALLNRLEDLIDLRIPLGELAEDARAWQLGVDQLASEDSEVAEYVQTLEEARDTAELPEASGEAIAREFERYLRRRDGGPAGGPATGHATESGDASYLRDPSGGRTRPPKPPARGTDDRAGEGAGRDRDERDDRDGARGDDRREAGADGDRDGSPGTGTGAAGADTGTGVDTGTDTGTDTGTGRGPESGADGGAEGGSGDGAGDGRREDPGE